CGGCGGCGAGCGTCTCCAGCTCCCGCGCCGAGCGCGGCGGCCAGACCGCGGCGACGACCGGCGGACGGAACGGCTCGACCGCCGCGAGGAAGGAGAGGAAGTCGTCGACGTCGAAGACCGGCTTGGTGAAGACGACCTCGGCGCCGGCGTCGATCTTCCACGCGAGACGATCGACCTCCGCCGCGCGCTCGGGCGAGGCGGGGGTGGCCTCGACGCCGACGAAGAACGCCGTCGGGGCGCCGATCGCGTTGTCGCCGACGTCGAGCCCGCCGTTGAGGCGGTGCGCGACGTTGGCGAGGCCGACGGCGTCCACGTCGAAGACCGGCGTCGCCCAGATCGGCTCGCCGGGGCGCGGCAGCTGCCCGGTGACCAGCATCAGGTTCCGCACGCCGAGGGCGTGCGCGCCGAGCAGATCGGACTGCATCCCGAGCAGGTTGCGGTCGCGGCAGGAGTACTGCAGCAGCGGCTCGGGGGTTCCGTCGCCGGCGCGCGCCTCCTCAAGCACGACGGCGGCGAAGGCCAGCGGCGCGAGGCGCGCCCCGGCGAGACGCGGATCGTCGGCGACGAGCGCGGCGTCCACGCCGGCCGCGGCGAGCGCGCGGATCTCGGCGCGGCGCGCCGCGGTCTCCCAGCCGCGGGGCGGCGGAAGCTCGACCAGCGAGACGAACAGCCGGGCGTCGATCTTCGCCGCGAGGGCCGACTTCGCCGCGGCGGCGACGCGCGGGCAGGCCGGCTCGGCGGAGGGGGCGACGACGACGCGCGGCGCGATCTCGCGCGGCGCGACGCCGCCGAGCGCCTCGCTCATCGCGCGGACGTGCTCCGGCGTCACGCCGCAGCAGCCGCCGACGACGCGCGCCCCCGCGTCGACGAAGCGGCGCGCGCAGCGGGCCATGTAGGTCGGGCTGGCGAGGTAGTGCATCCGCCCCTCGATCGCCCGCGGCAGGCCGGCGTTCGGCAGGGCGGCCAAGGGACGCGAAGCGACGGTGGCCATCGCCTCGACGACCGAGAGCATCGCCGCGGG
The sequence above is a segment of the bacterium genome. Coding sequences within it:
- a CDS encoding homocysteine S-methyltransferase family protein: VGPLGIRLEPWGATSVAEGEALFREQMEALAEGGVDLLVLETFADLVEIQAAVRAARAVGGLPVAALMTVDEEGRTPEGVPPEWVARRLEEAGADVVGVNCSVGPAAMLSVVEAMATVASRPLAALPNAGLPRAIEGRMHYLASPTYMARCARRFVDAGARVVGGCCGVTPEHVRAMSEALGGVAPREIAPRVVVAPSAEPACPRVAAAAKSALAAKIDARLFVSLVELPPPRGWETAARRAEIRALAAAGVDAALVADDPRLAGARLAPLAFAAVVLEEARAGDGTPEPLLQYSCRDRNLLGMQSDLLGAHALGVRNLMLVTGQLPRPGEPIWATPVFDVDAVGLANVAHRLNGGLDVGDNAIGAPTAFFVGVEATPASPERAAEVDRLAWKIDAGAEVVFTKPVFDVDDFLSFLAAVEPFRPPVVAAVWPPRSARELETLAAETPGVSVPQAMVDRMAEAATPEAAEEIGLAIAGEVARALRPHVEGLLFCGKLGRDPRALALLAAVRGDGRAAPRVFGARPGFRGAV